Genomic segment of Dongia rigui:
CGCGACATTTTTCCCTCCATGATTCAGGATGTCGGGGACATTCTCCATGAGCAGGGCGAGGGGCTTGGTTTTTCGGACGTAGTGGAGATATCTTCTCCACAGGTTCACCCGCCCGTCGACAAGAAAGGCCACATCGGCATCGTCCTCATCGCGACGGTGCGCTTCGTGCCTCAGCTTCGCCCGCCCGACCCTGGCGAATGCCTGGCATGGCGGCCCGCCTACTAGAACGTCAACCTGGTCGTCGGCTGCGCCATCAATTCCCAGGTCGCGGAAAATCGAACTTGGCGTTTCGATCATTATGTCGCGGGCCTTGAAATGGCCTTGTTGACGCGAGCCATAGGAAATGTGGGCGAAATTGGCGCCGTGTGATTCGGCTGCCCAGGGATCGGAATCAACCGAAGCTACCAGTTCAAATCCGGCCGTGACAAAACCAAGAGTGATACCGCCACAACCCGCGAACAAGTCCATGAAACGGGGAGGATTACCGGCTCTCAGCCTCTTAAGTTTCTTTTTAATTGTATCCATGTCCGTCCGTATTGCTTGCATCACCAGGTTAGGGCCGAAAATGCGTCGATTCGGCTGCTAACCGTCACTCTTGGGCAAATCTAGAAAACTCGCAATTGGCTAGCTGCCAGTTTGTTCGCAAGTTACCTGCTGAAGCCACAGCTAATATTAGCAGTTTGTGAACGCTAAGCTCCATCACTTCCTGTAGACGGTGGCTAGGTTTGCAATAGAGCGCGTCTCCAGAGTTGCCGTCATCTCAAAGTCAGTTGGGGCGACGCTTATGTAGCAGTATGCAGATGGAATATTAGGGTGGAGCGAGACGCGCTCATAAGGCAGTTTTGTTCCGCCGGAAGCTGGCATGCACGCCTTCGTTCGGCCAGCTGTAAGAGCAGGTGCAAATGACGCCGGTCGAAAGACTTGGCACGGCCACGGACCCCAGCCGCGACGTCGTGAGTCAGAGCGAGGCATTCTTCGCGCACCCGGATCCGGGACGCATCCCGCGCGCGAGGCGGAAACACCCCTCGTCGAATAAGCTCCGGAAACATTCACCATAAGATTTCGATCGAGAGCCCACACCTCCGTCGAAGACTCTTCTTCGCGCAAGAGATGTGCCGGCAAGCCGAGAAATGCCTCATGGCGGACGTACCGATAGATTATGACGAGCGGCTATATAAGCGGATCTGTTGTGTGGAACGACCGGGCAACAAGTGCACGGCTTCTGCACGGCTTCAGCTGCCGGTTCATGCCGTGTTCTGCCTTATCTTGCCGGATCGCTCTCAATCGCCCGCGGCACAATTGCGAGGAAGTGCTGATTTTAATTGGAAGGAATGGTGGGCGGTACAGGGATTGAACCTGTGACCCCTACCATGTCAAGGTAGTGCTCTCCCGCTGAGCTAACCGCCCGCCGTGACCTGCGACCAGCCCGCCTGGAACTCGGGGGTGGTGGCGTGAGCGGGCAACAAGGGAAGGCCCGTTCGGTCGGCGGGTGGCGAAATAGCATCCTCGCCAGGGGAATGCAAGCCTTGCCGCTGCGGCGATCCAATTGCGTGCGGATTTCCACTGGCTAGCAAAGGGGATAGGCACGGGAAAACGGCGCAAAAATCGCCGCTTTCAACGCTCCCGCCCCGTGACAGCGGCGGTAAATTTCTCTAAACCATCAGTGGATGCCCAACGGTGATTTCCATCGCGAGCCGACCGGGACAGAGACGGGGCATGATTCCGTCGCGCCCGGTCACGCCATCCTCAATCTGGTCCGCCCCGAGACGTGGCGGGCCCCGCTGATTGTCGCCTCGCCACATTCGGGCCAGCATTACCCACCGGACTTCCTGGCCAGCACCGGTTTGACGCAACAGGAATTGCGTCTCTCAGAGGATTGCTATGTCGACGAATTGGTGAGTGCTGCACCCAGCGTTGGCGTGCCGCTGCTGGCGGCGCTGTTCCCGCGCAGTTTTTGCGACGTCAACCGAGAGCCGCTGGAGCTTGACCCCAGCATGTTCAGCGACCGGTTGCCGGCGGGCGCCAATACCGCCTCGCCCCGGGTCGCCGCAGGCCTTGGCGTGGTGCCACGGCTTGGCGCCAATGACCGCGAGATCTATCGCCGCAAGCTCTCCTTCGCCGAGGCAGAGGCGCGCCTTGCCGTCTATTACCGGCCGTATCACGCCGCCCTCAACGCGCTCAGCAACGAGGCGATCGCCAAGTTCGGCGCCTGTCTCATTCTCGATTGCCATTCGATGCCATCGGTCGGCGGTCCCGGCGAGCGGGGCCCGGGTGGCCAGGGCCGGGTCGACTTCGTGTTGGGCGATTGCTTCGGCGCTTCCTGCGCGCCAGCAGTGACCGCGGCGGTCGATGCCTTTTTGCGTGCGGGCGGCGCCAACATGCGGCGCAATTCGCCCTATTCCGGCGGGTATGTGACGCAGCATTACGGCCGACCGGCAACCGGCGTGCATGTGCTGCAGGTCGAAATCAACCGCGCGCTCTATGTGAATGAACGCTCGCTGGAGCGTAGCGCCGGCTTTGCCGCGATGCAGGCGAATATGACCGGGCTTATCAGCATGTTGGCCGAGAAGACCGCCGACTTGCTGAAAGGATGAGGGCGCGGTGACGGCATTTTCATTGCGGCCCACCGTTGCGGGCGATCTTGGCGTCATCCAGCGCATCTATGCGCACCACGTTCTGACGGGCCTCGCCAGCTTCGAGGAGACGCCGCCGGATATCGATGAACTGACGCGCCGCTGGCGGTCCATTGCCGAGATGGGGCTGCCCTATGTGGTGGCCGAGGGGCCGGGCGGCGAGATCGCCGGCTATGCCTATGCCAGCCCCTACCGGCCGCGCAGCGCCTATCGCTTCACGGTCGAGGATTCGATCTATCTGGATCCGGCGTTCCAAGGCCAAGGCTTGGGGCGGGCGCTGCTCGCGCGTCTCATCGCCGATGCGACCGCCTGCGGCAAGCGGCAGATGATCGCCGTCATCGGCGATTCGGCCAATGCGGCCTCGATCGGCGTCCATCGGGCGCTGGGGTTCGAGATGACCGGCACCTTCAAGGGGATCGGCCGCAAGTTCGGCCGCTGGGTCGATACCGTGCTGATGCAGCGGGCACTGGGCGACGGCGTCGCCTCTACTCCGACAAATTAAGGATTTTGGCCGGCTCGGGGGCCGTTTCTTCATCGGCAGAAAAAAAGGCCGTGCCTGACGGCACGGCCCAAGTTCTGGGAGGAAACGCCCATGAGGGGCGCCTTGTGACGACGCCTGTCAGGGGAGAAATGCGTCGTCACGAGGCAAAGATGGCGATTTTGCAGTGCAATGTCAAGTCTTTGGGCAGTGGTTAATTAAGCGTCATCATGCTGAAAAAACTAGCAAATTTGTGTTGCTGCCATGCAACACTATTCAGTTGATAGAGTATTAACGGGGACCGCTAATCCTCTGACAAAAGACGGCTTTCAGCGATCTTTTTCACCGGTTAACCAAGCGGCATTGCGGGCCGGTCCAGCGCCCGGTAACGTCCATGTCATGACCGAAATCCTTCTTTCCGGGCCCCTCAACGGCACCCATGTGGCTGCCGCGCGCCTGGCATGCGAAGAAAAAGGTCTCATTTATGCCGTCCAGGAGCCGGATCTGCTGAAGGCAGGCGGTTTTCGACTCGCCGAGCTCCTCACCTATCTGAGCGAGCGCCAGCCGACCCTCGCCCATGCCGGGCTGATGCTGTTCGATCTCGAGGCGATCCTGCGCTATGTCGACGAAGGCTTTCCGGGGCCGATCCTGCAGCCGGAAAACCCCCGCGACCGGGCGCTGATGACCCAGATCATGGCGGTGATCCGGGCCCATCTCGCCCCCTCGGCCGTCGGCGTCGTGATCGCGCAGCGCCTGTTCGTGCCGTTCCTGGGCGGGGCGCCGGATCTCCACCTCGTCACCCGCATCATTCCGGCGATGCAGGATTCGCTCTATGCCGTCGAACAGCTGTCGCTGCTTTCCCATGACGGCGAACGCTCGGAATTCCTGATCGGACATGATCTCAGCCTGGCTGACATCATGCTGATGCCGATCGCGGGCTATTTGATGGCAACGCCCGAGGGGAAGACGGCACTCAATGCCTCGACCAGGCTGTCGCGCTGGTGGATCAGCCTGTCGCGCCGTGCCGCCTGGGCGCGCTGCAAGCCCAAGCTCGGCTAGATGGCCTGGCGCTTCACCAAAGCGATGAAGCGCCATACGAAGACCAGGCCCAGCATCGGCGCCAGGGCACCCACCGACAAAACCCAGGTCACGGCATGGGCGACATCGGCCGGTGCGAGCGCATCGGTGAGGCCGGCGGCATTGGCGATGGCACCGGCCGCTGCCGCACCGAAGGCGATGCCGAGCGAGCGCATGGTGGGGATAGAGGAGGCGGTGATCGATTCCTCGCCCTTGGCGGCGTGGCGCATGGTGGCCGCGACGACATGGAGATTGGACGAGCCGAGGCCGATGCCGACCAGGCCGTTGAAGGCGGCGATCGCCAGGGGCGGCAGGACCACGACGCCCAGCGCCAGCGAGACGAGGCCGATGACGCAGAAGGCGAGACCACAGACCATGGCGGTGAAGGCCTTGGCGCCCTGCCATTTCGCGGTGAAGACGGAGGCCGCCGTCCAGCCAATGGCGAGGATCGCCATCATGTAACCGGCGGCGATCGGGGTCTGGCCGTGCAATTCCTGCAGAGCCAGCGGCAGGAAGACGCCGATGACGGTATGCGTCATCGACGCCAGGAACATCACCCAATAGCCGGTGCCGGTTGTGGTGCGCCAGGACAAGGGCTGGCTCGGGAAAATGCGGTTGAGGCCGCGCCGGTCGAGCGTGAAGGTCACGAAGACGAGGACGAGGGCCAGCACGATGAGGCCGACGCGCTCGGCCAGATTGGCGCCTTCGCTGGCGATACCGATGCTCATGACACCGGCTACAAGCAATGCCAGGCGGCCGAAGGGGAATTGCGGGATCTCACCTTTCTGCGTCTTGTCGGCAGGGAGGCGTGTGAGCGCAACGCCGAGGAAGAGCAGCACGAAGGGCAGGTTGAACCAGAAGGCACCACGCCAGAAATGGAAGGCGGCGAAACTGCCGCCCAGTGCCGGGCCGATCAAAGCCGCAACGCCCCAGGTAGATGAGATGAGCGCCAGGATCGGCTTCTTGAGATGTTCGGGAAAAAGCTCGCCCACCATCGCCATCGAGCGCGACAGCACGATGCCGCCGCCGAAGCCTTGCACGAAACGCGCGATGATGAAGAGCTCCATATTCGGCGCCGTGGCGCAACTCACTGAACCGATCAGAAAGAGGATGGCGCCGGCGCAATAGGCGCGGCGACCACCGAAACGCAGGCGCAAGGGCGCCGTCGCCGCGGCGCCGATGATCGAGGCCACCATGTAGAGCATGGTCGACCAGGCATAGAAATGCGCACCGCCCAGGTCGCGCACCACATCCGGCATGACGGTCGACACGACGAAGACGTCCACCGCATGCAATCCGATACCGAGATTGAGCATGATGACGTAGAGGCCGAGGCCATGGCTGAACAAGCTGCGCCAGGTGGCTGGTGCGGTGGAATCTGGTGATGTCATCGGGCGATCCTGCGGCGGCATTGATGGGCGCGGATCGTAGAAGGGGCAGGCATCATCGTCAAAGCGGGATGGGCGCTGGGCAGCCATGTTCGCAAAGCGGGCGCGGTGAGCGATTGGCCGAGCCAGGACCGGGGGCCAGAGCGCCACAACCTTGTGAGGTGCCGCCGGTGGCGCCAACCCGCCGATGATGCTAAGAATCTCCGACGTTTTGGGCGCCCGATGGGCGCATTTCGGGGGAATGAGATGAGCGTCAAGTTGATCCGGTTCGGAGCCAATCCGCCAGCCATCGAGACCGGCGTGCCGGGGAATATTGTCAGCGGCAATCCCAGCACGAAACTGCAGAACTACTATACCGACAAGACCGGCCAGTTCTTTGCCGGCATCTGGGAATCCTCGGTCGGCAAGTGGCAGGTCAATTACGGCGAGGAGGAATTCTGCGCCATCCTGGCCGGCAAGGCGATCCTGACCGGCGCCGATGGTGTCGCCGAGACTTTCAAGACGGGCGATGCCTTCATCATCCCAAAGGGTTTCAGCGGTACCTGGGAAACCGTCGAGGCGGTGAAGAAATGGTATGTCATCCTGGAGCTGAAGGCGTGATCCCGACACCCCGCCCGAACGAGCGGTGGTGAGGTTGCCATGCCGGAGGTGACGGCCGGCTTACGCGTGCTCGTGATCGATGAGCAGAACGTCACCCGCCGCATGGCGGTGAAGATGGTGCGCGACAGTGGTGCCGCCGAAGTTCTGGAAGCGGAGACACCGCTCCAGGCGCTGACCCTGCTGGATGCGCAGGAACGACCGGTCGATCTGGTCATCACCGATGTCAAAGCCGCAAGCGAGAGCGGGGCCATCGACGGCGTCGAATTCGTGCGGCGCGCGGCGGAGCGGCGCCTGGTCGGGCATGTGGTCATTGCCTCGGCCCTCGACGATGCGATCATTCGCACGGTCGAGACGATGGCGCGCGGATTCGGGATCGAATTTGCCGGTCACGTCAAGCGCCCGATCAGCCCGGAGAGTCTGCGCCCGCTGATCGTACGGCTGGTGGCGCGGCGCGCGGCAGCACCTTTGTTGAAGTCACGCTCGGTCCACGTCACGGTCGAAGACCTGCGCCATGCGATTGCCGACAAGCAGTTCGTGCCGCATTTCCAGCCGCGCGTGCGCCGCGCAGACGGCGTGGTGACGGCGGTCGAGGCGCTCATCCGCTGGCGCCATCCCGATCGCGGGCTGGTGTCGCCAGGGGCCTTCATTCCGCTCGCCGATCGGACCGGCCTCATCGACGGCATCACCGATGTGGTGCTGGAAAAATCGATCGCCTGGGCGCGCATCTGGCGCGACAGCGGCATCGACATCGCCGTCTCGGTCAACCTCACCGAGAATGCGCTGAGCGAGCCGGATCTGCCCGAGCGGATTGCCCTTTTGGCCCGGCAGCATGACGTGCCGCATGAGCGGATCCTGCTCGAGGTGACGGAAACGGTCGCCATCACCGAGGCCGCCACGTCACTGGAAGCGCTGGCGCGGCTCCGCATCAAGGGGTTTGGTCTGTCGATCGATGATTTCGGCACCGGCATGGGAACGCCTGAGCAGCTGGCGCGCACGCCGTTCACCGAAGTGAAGATCGACCAGGCGCTGGTGACCGGCGTCTTCGACCAGCCGCAATTCTACGGCGTGCTGGAATACTCGCTGAAGCTAGCCAGGCAATTGGGCTTCAAGACGGTGGCCGAAGGAGTCGAGGGGCCCAAGGACTGGCAGCTCCTCAGCGATCTCGGCTGCGATGAAATGCAGGGCTATCACGTGGCCCGCCCCATGCCCGGCGAAGAGGTCGAAGGCTGGGTCCAAGGCTGGCACCGCGACGCGCAGTAGCGACGCGCTATCCCTTGGCGTGGGAGCAGTAGATCACGGCCATCACGGCACCCTTGAGATAAGGGAGCAGTGCCACCGACATGACGACGGTGGCCGGCAGCCAGATTGCCAGTTGCACCCAAGTGGGCGGATGGGCGTAGCTTTCCAGCAACAATAGGCCGCTCACCACGATATGGCCGACGATGAAGATGGTGAAGTAAGCCGGCGCGTCATCGGCGCGTAAGGGTTCGAATGGCAGATGACAGACGGCGCACGTCTCGGCGATGGTCAGATAGCCGCGAAACATCGACCCCTGGCCGCAGCGCGGGCATTTGCGCCGGCAGCCGCGAAGGAAGGCGGTGGTCCAACGCGATGTTTCAACGGGCGCCATTGTGGGTCCTTCAATCAACAGAGGGTGCTGACCATAGCGGTCGCGCGACACATCGCCATGCGTCCGATTGTCACCAGCCGGGCCATGGCGAAACCGTCGTCCCGTCAGAGGGTTGGGTGGTGGAAGGGGCGGCCCTGCTCGAAGGCGCGGGCCGCATTCAACACCGCACGGTCGCCATAGAGCGGCCCCACGATCTGCAGGCCGATCGGCAATCCGGCCGCAGTGAGGCCGCAGGGCACGGATATCGCCGGCTGGCGCGTGAGGTTGAAAGGATAGGTGAAGGGCGTCCAATCCGACCATTGCTTGTCGCCGCCTTCCGGCGGGAAATCATGGCCGGCGGCAAAGGCCGGAATGGGCATGGTCGGTGTCAGCAGCAGATCATAGCGCTGGTGAAAGCGGTTCATGGCCGTGCCCATCGCCTCGCGCGCCTTGACGGCGGCCAGATGATCCATCAACGAAATGCGCCGGCCCATTTCGACAACGCCGGCGAGGCCCGGGTCGAGCAGCTTCTGCTTTTCCGCCGGGAACTGATTCACCAGGAAAGCAGCACCACCGAACCAATGCGTCTGGAAGGTGGCGAGACTGGAGTCGAGTACGTGCTCGACCAACTCGACCTTGGCGCCCAGGGTTTCGAACACCTTGGCGGCAGTCGCCACGCTGGCGGCAATTTCGGGATCGACCTTGGCGCCGGCAAGGGTCGGCGCATAGGCGATGCGCCAGCCGGCGATATTGCCGTTGAGCGTTTCATGATAATCGGCCGGCTCGACCGGCAGGGTGTAGCAATCGCGCGGATCCGGGCGCGAGATGACCGAGAACATGAGGGCGGCATCAGCCACCGTCCGGGTCATCGGCCCGACATTGGCGAGGCTCCCGAAGGGCGAGAGCGGGAAGGCGGGGACCCGGCCGAAGGTCGCCTTGAAGCCGACGATGCCGCTGAAGCTTGCCGGAATGCGGATCGAGCCGCCGCCATCGGTGCCGATATGAAGGGCGCCCATGCCGGCAGCCGCCGCGACCGCAGCGCCGCCGCTGGAACCACCCGGGGTCTTGCCGGCATCCCAGGGGTTGCGGGTGATGCCGGTGAGCGGTGAATCGGTCACACCCTTCCAGCCGAACTCCGGCGTGGTCGTCTTCCCCAGGATGACAGCGCCATGTTCCTTGAGCCGTGCAGCGCTTGGCGCGTCATCGTCCCAGGCCTGCGCGGGGTCAACCAGGCGCGAGCCGCGCAAGGTCGGCATGCCTTTGGTGAGGACGAGATCCTTGATCGAGACGGGGACGCCGTCGATGAGGCCGCAAGGCGCATTGCGCTGCCAGCGTTCCTCCGACCGGCGCGCCTGCGCAAGCGCACCGTCGCGATCGACCAGGCAAAAGGCATTGAAGCGCGGGTTGTGGCGGTCGATGGCCTGGAGCGCTGCCTCGGTCGCTTCGACGGGCGACAATTTGCCGGCCCGGTAAAGTGTTACCAGTTCGACTGCACTGAGATAGGCGATATCATCGACCATTTGTTTCCCCGCCCGGTTAACCAACTATCAACCGCTATTCCTGCATGGTTACGCTGCGCCGATCAATGCCAACGCCGCTCTGGTCCTGGCCCGCTGATCGATTTTCCGGGAGCCTTGATGAGTCTGCAGGGGACATGGGAACTATCCTTCCTGGTGGATAAGGATGGCCGCATCCTGGAAGGACGCGGCGCCTGCAGCGAACATCTGGGCCACAGCCTGCAAAGCGTCATCGGCAAGTCGGTCTTTTCCTTCCTGACCCATGACGAGCGACCGCATTTTCGCCGCTTCATGGGGCAGATCAACCGGCCAAGCGGGAAGCGTGCCGCGCTGGTGTCGCTGCAATCCTCGGTCGGTGGCATCCGATCCTACGCCATGGAAGCGCAAGCGGGGCGCTCGGCCGACGATAACTGGCTGATGTTCAGCCGCGATACCGGCGGCGCGGAAGGCCTCGACGATCTCGACCTGCCGGTGGTCATGGTGGATGAAGACCAGTTCCTGCGCCTGGTCGAAATGGCCGCATCGCAAGCGCAAGCCTCACTCGACCTCACCACGATCGAGGTCGGTGGCCTGAGCGATACGCGGCGCCTCGACGGCATGGGGCATGCTGCGATCGAAGCCTTCGAGCGCAGCGTCGGCGAGACGCTGACGAACAGCGCCCACGAAGGCATCCTCTCTAGCCCGGCCCGCGGCTATTACAACCTGCTGCATGATCCGGCCAAGGGCGGTGCCGCCATTGCCCAGGACCTGACATCGATCGCCAGCCAGCACGGCATCAATGCGGCGCAGGCTGGAATCGTCCATGCCACCCTGTCGGTGGCGCCACAGACATCGCTGGCGGGCATCCGGGAAGCGCTGGGCATCATGCAAAAGCGCATGCCGGGCTATCAAGGCTGGGCCAAGCCAGCCGGGCCGAAAATGCGCGAAGGGCAGATCGCCGCTGCCTTGGGCATCTGCGCCTTTTTGGCGGGGGTGATCGCGATCGTCGTCTGGATGATGAAGCGGTTCTGAGCGCCCCGACCGGAATCAGCTCCGCTGCAGCATGTCGGCGAATTCGGTGCGCGCCTTGTCGAAATTGTCTGCCCACCACTTGCTGTCGACAATCACCTGTTGGCTGAGGTTGTCGGGCTGGGTCGGGTCGTAATCGCGCAGGGCCTTGGGCATGGCGGCCGTCGCTTCCGGATTGGCGGGGCCCACGCGCTGCAGATTGGTGAATTCGATCTGCCGCCCGGCATCCTGCATGTGCGCAATCAGCTTGAAGGCATCGATGCCGCCGGGATTGCCCTTGGGCACCACCCAGACGCCGGGATAGAGAATGCCCCCGGCCCAGGTGAAGGCGATCTTGCCTTCCGTTTCCTTGGCGAGCGCCACGGCGCGGGTGTGCCACAGGCACGCCATCGAGATAGTCTTGTCGGTGAACATCTGCTGCACCTGTTCGCCCGTCTCCCAGGTCTGCAGATTGGGCTTGAGGCGCGAGAGGCGGTTGAGGGCCACGGTGAGGTCGATCGGGTATGGCTTGTCGCCACCTTGCGCCATCATCGCCGCTTCGAGCGCACCATTCATCCAGCGATAGACGGCACGGCCGCCGGGATAATTCTTGGTGTCGAAGAAGTCCTTCCAACTCATCGGCGGGCGGGCGGCAAAGCGCTCGGTATCGAAGGCGAGGACGTAGGAATAGGTATAGCCGCCAGCGCCATGGGTAAAGGCGAAGGGCGACATGATCTTGGCGGCGTCCACCGTCTTGTAGT
This window contains:
- a CDS encoding N-formylglutamate amidohydrolase; the protein is MPNGDFHREPTGTETGHDSVAPGHAILNLVRPETWRAPLIVASPHSGQHYPPDFLASTGLTQQELRLSEDCYVDELVSAAPSVGVPLLAALFPRSFCDVNREPLELDPSMFSDRLPAGANTASPRVAAGLGVVPRLGANDREIYRRKLSFAEAEARLAVYYRPYHAALNALSNEAIAKFGACLILDCHSMPSVGGPGERGPGGQGRVDFVLGDCFGASCAPAVTAAVDAFLRAGGANMRRNSPYSGGYVTQHYGRPATGVHVLQVEINRALYVNERSLERSAGFAAMQANMTGLISMLAEKTADLLKG
- a CDS encoding GNAT family N-acetyltransferase → MTAFSLRPTVAGDLGVIQRIYAHHVLTGLASFEETPPDIDELTRRWRSIAEMGLPYVVAEGPGGEIAGYAYASPYRPRSAYRFTVEDSIYLDPAFQGQGLGRALLARLIADATACGKRQMIAVIGDSANAASIGVHRALGFEMTGTFKGIGRKFGRWVDTVLMQRALGDGVASTPTN
- a CDS encoding glutathione S-transferase family protein, with translation MTEILLSGPLNGTHVAAARLACEEKGLIYAVQEPDLLKAGGFRLAELLTYLSERQPTLAHAGLMLFDLEAILRYVDEGFPGPILQPENPRDRALMTQIMAVIRAHLAPSAVGVVIAQRLFVPFLGGAPDLHLVTRIIPAMQDSLYAVEQLSLLSHDGERSEFLIGHDLSLADIMLMPIAGYLMATPEGKTALNASTRLSRWWISLSRRAAWARCKPKLG
- a CDS encoding MFS transporter, whose protein sequence is MTSPDSTAPATWRSLFSHGLGLYVIMLNLGIGLHAVDVFVVSTVMPDVVRDLGGAHFYAWSTMLYMVASIIGAAATAPLRLRFGGRRAYCAGAILFLIGSVSCATAPNMELFIIARFVQGFGGGIVLSRSMAMVGELFPEHLKKPILALISSTWGVAALIGPALGGSFAAFHFWRGAFWFNLPFVLLFLGVALTRLPADKTQKGEIPQFPFGRLALLVAGVMSIGIASEGANLAERVGLIVLALVLVFVTFTLDRRGLNRIFPSQPLSWRTTTGTGYWVMFLASMTHTVIGVFLPLALQELHGQTPIAAGYMMAILAIGWTAASVFTAKWQGAKAFTAMVCGLAFCVIGLVSLALGVVVLPPLAIAAFNGLVGIGLGSSNLHVVAATMRHAAKGEESITASSIPTMRSLGIAFGAAAAGAIANAAGLTDALAPADVAHAVTWVLSVGALAPMLGLVFVWRFIALVKRQAI
- a CDS encoding cupin domain-containing protein, which translates into the protein MSVKLIRFGANPPAIETGVPGNIVSGNPSTKLQNYYTDKTGQFFAGIWESSVGKWQVNYGEEEFCAILAGKAILTGADGVAETFKTGDAFIIPKGFSGTWETVEAVKKWYVILELKA
- a CDS encoding EAL domain-containing response regulator yields the protein MPEVTAGLRVLVIDEQNVTRRMAVKMVRDSGAAEVLEAETPLQALTLLDAQERPVDLVITDVKAASESGAIDGVEFVRRAAERRLVGHVVIASALDDAIIRTVETMARGFGIEFAGHVKRPISPESLRPLIVRLVARRAAAPLLKSRSVHVTVEDLRHAIADKQFVPHFQPRVRRADGVVTAVEALIRWRHPDRGLVSPGAFIPLADRTGLIDGITDVVLEKSIAWARIWRDSGIDIAVSVNLTENALSEPDLPERIALLARQHDVPHERILLEVTETVAITEAATSLEALARLRIKGFGLSIDDFGTGMGTPEQLARTPFTEVKIDQALVTGVFDQPQFYGVLEYSLKLARQLGFKTVAEGVEGPKDWQLLSDLGCDEMQGYHVARPMPGEEVEGWVQGWHRDAQ
- a CDS encoding DUF983 domain-containing protein, coding for MAPVETSRWTTAFLRGCRRKCPRCGQGSMFRGYLTIAETCAVCHLPFEPLRADDAPAYFTIFIVGHIVVSGLLLLESYAHPPTWVQLAIWLPATVVMSVALLPYLKGAVMAVIYCSHAKG
- a CDS encoding amidase, which gives rise to MVDDIAYLSAVELVTLYRAGKLSPVEATEAALQAIDRHNPRFNAFCLVDRDGALAQARRSEERWQRNAPCGLIDGVPVSIKDLVLTKGMPTLRGSRLVDPAQAWDDDAPSAARLKEHGAVILGKTTTPEFGWKGVTDSPLTGITRNPWDAGKTPGGSSGGAAVAAAAGMGALHIGTDGGGSIRIPASFSGIVGFKATFGRVPAFPLSPFGSLANVGPMTRTVADAALMFSVISRPDPRDCYTLPVEPADYHETLNGNIAGWRIAYAPTLAGAKVDPEIAASVATAAKVFETLGAKVELVEHVLDSSLATFQTHWFGGAAFLVNQFPAEKQKLLDPGLAGVVEMGRRISLMDHLAAVKAREAMGTAMNRFHQRYDLLLTPTMPIPAFAAGHDFPPEGGDKQWSDWTPFTYPFNLTRQPAISVPCGLTAAGLPIGLQIVGPLYGDRAVLNAARAFEQGRPFHHPTL
- a CDS encoding PAS domain-containing protein: MSLQGTWELSFLVDKDGRILEGRGACSEHLGHSLQSVIGKSVFSFLTHDERPHFRRFMGQINRPSGKRAALVSLQSSVGGIRSYAMEAQAGRSADDNWLMFSRDTGGAEGLDDLDLPVVMVDEDQFLRLVEMAASQAQASLDLTTIEVGGLSDTRRLDGMGHAAIEAFERSVGETLTNSAHEGILSSPARGYYNLLHDPAKGGAAIAQDLTSIASQHGINAAQAGIVHATLSVAPQTSLAGIREALGIMQKRMPGYQGWAKPAGPKMREGQIAAALGICAFLAGVIAIVVWMMKRF
- a CDS encoding extracellular solute-binding protein → MPISPFLADTFALARAGGWSRRQMLAALTGGTAALMLPARSQAAAKELVFASWGGDEIKSLTRAYGKSYETATGTSVVFDGTGPTEGAIRTLVDSGDVTWDLCDADGFTAMRLGASGHLSAIDYKTVDAAKIMSPFAFTHGAGGYTYSYVLAFDTERFAARPPMSWKDFFDTKNYPGGRAVYRWMNGALEAAMMAQGGDKPYPIDLTVALNRLSRLKPNLQTWETGEQVQQMFTDKTISMACLWHTRAVALAKETEGKIAFTWAGGILYPGVWVVPKGNPGGIDAFKLIAHMQDAGRQIEFTNLQRVGPANPEATAAMPKALRDYDPTQPDNLSQQVIVDSKWWADNFDKARTEFADMLQRS